The Paenibacillus spongiae nucleotide sequence AGCCCCGTATCTGAAGAAGAACGGCGGCAGCATCATTATTACCAGCTCCGTCAACGGTAACCGCATCTTCTCGAATACTGGCGCGAGTGCATACAGTGCAAGCAAGGCAGGCCAAGTCGCCTTGATGAAGATGACGGCCTTGGAGCTGGCGCCTTATAAAATCCGCGTTAACGCCATTTGTCCGGGCGCAATCGAGACGAACATTGGCGAGAACACGGAAATTTCACCCAATCTCGACGAGGTGAAGATTCCGGTCGAATTCCCGGAAGGCGATCAGCCGCTGTCGGGACATCCCGGCAGTATCGAACAGTGCGGCGATCTTGTACTGTTCCTCGCTTCCGATGCCTCTTCTCACATAAGCGGCACTGAAATCTACATCGATGGCGCGGAATCGTTGTTACGAGGGTAGTCGCACATAAGCTGCAGGATCACATG carries:
- a CDS encoding SDR family oxidoreductase → MGNEQSLNGKVAVVTGGGSGIGKGAALRLAQQGAAICFLDRTPDNALEVKKQIERSGGRAGVFKTDVSVPEMVENGIKQAVEKFGRLDIVFANAGINGVWAPLEELTVDDWDTTLTINLRGTFLTLKYAAPYLKKNGGSIIITSSVNGNRIFSNTGASAYSASKAGQVALMKMTALELAPYKIRVNAICPGAIETNIGENTEISPNLDEVKIPVEFPEGDQPLSGHPGSIEQCGDLVLFLASDASSHISGTEIYIDGAESLLRG